A genomic region of Saccopteryx bilineata isolate mSacBil1 chromosome 1, mSacBil1_pri_phased_curated, whole genome shotgun sequence contains the following coding sequences:
- the PCDH10 gene encoding protocadherin-10, with protein sequence MIVLLFFALLWMVEGVFSQLHYSVQEEQEHGTFVGNIAEDLGLDITKLSARRFQTVPNSRTPYLDLNLETGVLYVNEKIDREQICKQSPSCVLHLEVFLENPLELFRVEIEVLDINDNPPSFPEPDLTVEISESATPGTRFPLESAFDPDVGTNSLRDYEITPNSYFSLDVQTQGDGNRFAELVLEKPLDREQQAVHRYVLTAVDGGGGGGGGDGGGGGLPPQQQRTGTALLTIRVLDSNDNVPAFDQPVYTVSLPENSPPGTLVIQLNATDPDEGQNGEVVYSFSSHISPRARELFGLSPRTGRLEVSGELDYEESPVYQVYVQAKDLGPNAVPAHCKVLVRVLDANDNAPEISFSTVKQAVSEGAAPGTVVALFSVTDRDSEENGQVQCELLGDVPFRLKSSFKNYYTIVTEAPLDREAGDSYTLTVVARDRGEPALSTSKSIQVQVSDVNDNAPRFNQPVYDVYVTENNVPGAYIYAVSATDRDEGANAQLAYSILECQIQGMSVFTYVSINSENGYLYALRSFDYEQLKDFSFQVEARDAGSPQALAGNATVNILIVDQNDNAPAIVAPLPGRNGTPAREVLPRSAEPGYLLTRVAAVDADDGENARLTYTIVRGNEMSLFRMDWRTGELRTARRVPAKRDPQRPYELVIEVRDHGQPPLSSTATLVVQLVDGAVEPQGGGGAGGSGEHQRPSRSGGGETSLDLTLILIIALGSVSFIFLLAMIVLAVRCQKEKKLNIYTCLASDCCLCCCCCGGGGSACCGRQARARKKKLSKSDIMLVQSSNVPSNPAQVPVEESGGFGSHHHTQNYCYQVCLTPESAKTDLMFLKPCSPSRSTDTEHNPCGAIVTGYTDQQPDIISNGSILSNETKHQRAELSYLVDRPRRVNSSAFQEADIVSSKDSGHGDSEQGDSDHDATNRGQSAGMDLFSNCTEECKALGHSDRCWMPSFVPSDGRQAADYRSNLHVPGMDSVPDTEVFETPEAQPAAERSFSTFGKEKALHSTLERKELDGLLSNTRAPYKPPYLTRKRIC encoded by the exons ATGATTGTGCTATTATTCTTTGCCTTGCTCTGGATGGTAGAAGGAGTCTTTTCCCAGCTTCACTACTCggtgcaggaggagcaggaacatgGCACTTTTGTGGGGAATATCGCTGAAGATCTGGGCTTGGACATTACAAAACTTTCGGCTCGCAGGTTTCAGACGGTGCCCAACTCGCGGACCCCATACTTGGACCTTAACCTAGAGACCGGGGTGCTGTACGTGAATGAGAAGATCGATCGCGAGCAAATCTGCAAGCAGAGCCCCTCCTGCGTCCTGCACCTGGAGGTATTCCTAGAGAACCCCTTGGAGCTGTTCCGGGTGGAGATCGAAGTGTTGGACATCAATgacaaccccccctccttcccagaGCCGGACTTGACAGTGGAGATCTCTGAGAGCGCCACGCCTGGCACCCGCTTCCCCTTGGAGAGCGCATTCGACCCAGACGTGGGCACTAACTCTTTGCGCGACTACGAGATCACCCCCAACAGCTACTTCTCCCTGGACGTGCAGACCCAGGGGGATGGCAACCGATTTGCCGAGCTGGTGCTGGAGAAACCGCTGGACCGAGAGCAGCAAGCGGTGCACCGCTACGTGCTGACCGCTGTGgacggagggggagggggaggaggaggggacggagggggagggggcctgCCCCCCCAGCAGCAGCGCACCGGCACGGCCCTGCTCACCATCCGAGTTCTAGACTCCAACGACAATGTACCCGCCTTTGACCAACCCGTCTACACTGTGTCCCTACCAGAGAACTCGCCGCCGGGCACGCTGGTGATCCAGCTCAATGCCACAGACCCAGACGAGGGCCAGAACGGCGAGGTCGTGTACTCCTTCAGCAGTCACATTTCGCCCCGGGCGCGGGAGCTCTTCGGACTGTCCCCGCGCACAGGCCGGCTGGAGGTGAGCGGCGAGCTGGACTATGAAGAGAGCCCGGTGTACCAAGTGTACGTACAAGCCAAGGACTTGGGCCCCAACGCCGTGCCGGCGCACTGCAAGGTGCTCGTGCGAGTGCTGGATGCTAACGACAACGCGCCCGAGATCAGCTTCAGCACCGTGAAGCAGGCGGTGAGCGAAGGCGCGGCGCCCGGCACGGTGGTGGCTCTCTTCAGCGTGACCGACCGCGACTCCGAGGAGAACGGGCAGGTGCAGTGCGAGCTGCTGGGCGATGTGCCGTTCCGCCTCAAGTCTTCCTTCAAGAATTACTATACCATAGTGACCGAGGCCCCCCTGGACCGAGAGGCGGGGGACTCCTACACTCTGACCGTGGTGGCTCGGGACCGGGGCGAGCCTGCGCTGTCCACCAGTAAATCGATCCAGGTGCAAGTGTCAGATGTGAATGACAACGCGCCGCGTTTCAACCAGCCAGTCTACGACGTGTATGTGACCGAGAACAACGTACCGGGCGCCTACATTTACGCTGTGAGCGCCACGGACCGCGACGAGGGCGCCAACGCCCAGCTAGCCTACTCGATCCTCGAGTGCCAGATCCAGGGCATGAGTGTCTTCACTTACGTGTCCATTAACTCTGAGAACGGCTACCTGTACGCCCTGCGCTCCTTCGACTATGAGCAGCTCAAGGACTTCAGCTTCCAGGTGGAAGCCCGGGACGCTGGCAGCCCCCAGGCGCTGGCTGGCAACGCCACGGTCAACATCCTCATCGTGGATCAGAACGACAACGCCCCTGCCATCGTGGCGCCCCTGCCGGGGCGCAATGGGACTCCGGCGCGCGAGGTGCTGCCCCGCTCGGCGGAGCCGGGTTACCTGCTCACCCGCGTGGCCGCGGTGGACGCAGACGACGGCGAGAACGCCCGGCTCACCTACACCATCGTGCGCGGCAACGAGATGAGTCTCTTCCGCATGGACTGGCGCACCGGGGAGCTCCGCACGGCGCGCCGGGTCCCGGCCAAGCGCGACCCCCAGCGGCCTTACGAGCTGGTGATCGAAGTGCGCGACCACGGGCAGCCGCCCCTGTCCTCCACCGCCACCCTGGTGGTGCAGCTGGTGGATGGCGCTGTCGAGCcccagggcgggggcggggcaggggggtcGGGAGAGCACCAGCGCCCCAGCCGCTCCGGCGGCGGGGAGACCTCGCTCGACCTCACCCTCATCCTCATCATCGCTCTAGGGTCGGTGTCCTTCATCTTCCTGCTGGCCATGATCGTGCTGGCCGTGCgctgccagaaagagaaaaagctcaACATCTACACGTGTCTGGCCAGCGACTgctgcctctgctgctgctgctgtggcgGCGGGGGCTCGGCCTGCTGCGGCCGCCAAGCCCGGGCGCGCAAGAAGAAACTCAGCAAGTCGGACATCATGCTGGTGCAGAGCTCCAACGTGCCCAGCAACCCGGCCCAGGTGCCGGTGGAGGAGTCCGGGGGCTTCGGCTCGCACCACCACACCCAGAATTACTGCTACCAGGTCTGCTTGACTCCAGAGTCCGCCAAGACCGACCTGATGTTCCTTAAGCCCTGCAGCCCTTCTCGGAGTACGGACACTGAGCACAACCCCTGCGGGGCCATCGTCACCGGCTACACAGACCAGCAGCCCGACATCATCTCCAACGGAAGCATTTTGTCCAACGAG actaAACACCAGAGAGCAGAGCTCAGCTATCTAGTTGACAGACCTCGCCGAGTTAACAG TTCTGCATTCCAGGAAGCCGACATAGTAAGCTCTAAGGACAGTGGTCACGGAGACAGTGAACAGGGAGATAGTGATCACGATGCCACCAACCGTGGCCAGTCAGCTG GGATGGATCTCTTCTCCAACTGCACCGAGGAATGTAAAGCCCTGGGCCACTCAGATCGGTGCTGGATGCCTTCTTTTGTCCCTTCTGATGGTCGCCAGGCGGCCGATTACCGCAGCAACCTGCACGTTCCTGGCATGGACTCTGTTCCAGACACTGAGGTATTTGAAACTCCAGAAGCCCAGCCTGCGGCAGAGCGGTCCTTCTCCACCTTTGGCAAAGAAAAAGCCCTTCACAGCACCCTGGAGAGGAAGGAGCTGGATGGACTGCTGTCTAATACACGAGCGCCTTACAAACCACCCTATTTGA